The genomic region TGGACGCTTTGGTCATCTTCCCATACGGTCGGTACAACAGCTGTTGCCTGGCTTGCGGGCGGCCTTTTATTTTTAGTGGGCGCTAAGTTTACTCTTCCCGTTTTAGGAATACAGATAGATATGTCGCACTTTATCAGCTGGCGTTCTGTCTTTTATGTTCCCGGTATACTTGGTCTTTTAACTTCTATTTATTTGTTTAAGACATTAGTTGATAAACCTACATCTATAGGCTTACCTTCGATTGAGGACTTTACCGGAGTTAAAGCTCCCACAACAGCCCAAAAAGAAGAAATGTCTTATTGGGAAATTCTTAAAAAATACGTTCTTACAAACCCCTATTTATGGGCTTTGGCAATAGCTTATGTGTTTATATATTATATACGCTTTGTTACGTTGGACTGGGCCACAATATTTTTAGGCGAAGTTAAAGGTATGGACAAAAAGGCGTTGCCTTTCTTATATTCAATCATGCCTTTGATAGGCACCTTGGGCGGCATTGCATCAGGCTGGATGGCGGACAGGTTTTTTAACGGACGCTGCGCCCCGGTAAACATTATTTTCTTGTTTATTTTAATATTTGTAGTTTATGCGTTCTACCTCTATTCCGGCCCTAATCATTTAATGCTTACGGCTGTACTTTTGGGTGCGGTGGGCTTTTTTGTCGACGGTCCCCAAAATCTTGCCGGCGGGGTTCAGGTTTCCCGTATTACGGTAAAGGAATCAGTCGGCGCGGCTTGCGGATTTAGCGGTATGTTCGGTTATTTCGGCGCTATGATTTCGGGCAGAGGCGCGGCTTTTATTATCTCACATTACGGCTGGAGCGCGCTTTATATGTCTTGCGCGGTAGCGGCTTTTGCGGCTATGATATTCGTGGCTATCCCGTGGAATAAAGAAAAAGGCGACGACCATAATAATAAAAAAAATGAAACGGCCCAATGCGAGGCTGAAAAGAAAGCTGTTTAATAAAACTGTTTTGAAAAACACCCCCGTTTGTTATACGGGGGTGTTTTTTTTGCTATACCCAGGAAAATATTTTGTGTAAACCCGAGGAAGAATAAAAGCCCGTTTTGGGATATATAATCCATGCCTTGTTGTGAGGAATCAACTCTTGTTTGTTGCCGCTGCCCAAACGCAAAGTAAAATTCTGAAACAAAATAAAACCCGGGCTTTATCCCGGGAATATTTAAATAAATTGCATGCGTTAAAACACAAAAATATTTGGTTCTTTTATTATAATCGCAATTTTTTTTACAGGTTTTTGCTTTACAAAAATTGCCGCTTCTTATCTTTATTATAATATATAATATTAATTTTACACTGCTTTTACGCTATACGGCGTATATAATTTTGGAGAAAACATGAAATCAATTAAAGGTTTGGCTGAAATAAAATGCCCCAACGGGTGTGAGGAATTTGAAAGCGAATTTTGGTCTTTAGTGGCGGCGGATTCCGCGCCGGAACTTAAAGACGCCGTTCTAGGAGGGGAGCTTAACCTTGTCTGCTGCCCAAAGTGCAACCATTACTTTTATTATGAGAATAATTTAATATACTTAGACCCGGCCTTAAACCTGCTTGTTTTTGTTTTTAGCGAAAAAGAAAAAAACAACCAGTCTTCTTTAAAAGAAAAAATGCATCACGATTTTGAAATTTTAAAGAAAAGCCTTTCCAAAGAAATGAATATTAACGGGGAACCTGTTTACGTTTTCGGCCTGGCCGCTTTAAAGGAACTGCTTGAAAAAGATTCTGTTCTTGCGGCCGAATCCGAGGTTGTAGCTGCTTCAAGCGCAGTTGCGGGGTATAAAATAATAACATTGCGTCCGGACTACGCGCGCGCTAATAATTATCCTATGTATGTGCCGACAAAAAATTCAAAAGAGGCTGCTGATTTATACTCGGCTGCGGAAGATGTTCTTGCCAAAGGACTAAATTCAAAACTTCTTAAAAAATTTGCCGAAGATATTAAAAAAGGAAAAACGGAACCCTTGTTTTTATGATAGAAAAAAAATACGTCAAGTTTTTTAAAGAACTGGGTGAAGAAGCTGACAGGCATAAAATCAAAGTGTGGCTTGTGGGCGGTGCCGTACGTGATTTTTATTTGGGCCGAAAAACTCAAGATGTTGATATTACGGTTGAAGGGGACAGTAAAGTTTTAATAGATTTTCTTATTAAATTTCACGGTGCCGAGGCGCAGGAGTTTGATGATTTCGGCACCGCAAGAGTTAAACTTAAAAACGGTTTAAAACTGGATTTTGTGCGCGCCAGAAAAGAAGTTTATCTAAAACCGGCGGCGTTGCCAAAAGTGTCGCCAAGCACAATAGATAAAGACCTTTTCAGACGTGATTTTACCGCAAACGCCTGGGCGCTCAGCATAAACGGCGCGACCTTCGGTGTTTATTATGACCCTTTCAAAGCCAAGCAGTCAATTGATAAAAAACAAATAAAAGTTCTGCACGATAAAAGTTTTATTGACGACCCTACCCGCGCTTACCGCGCGGTAAGATTCGCGGGCCGTTTTAATTGGACTATAGAGAAAAACACAAAATGGCTTTTAAAAAACGCTTCAAAAGCGGCGCTTCCTTCTTTGCTTTCCAGAGAAAGGCTCCGCGCGGAACTTATTAAAATTTTAGAAGAAAAAGAAATAAGAAAAATTTTTAAATTTTTGCAGGAATATGATTTAAACAATTTTATTTTTCCTAAACTGAAATGGCATAATTCCTTAACCAAAACAAAAAATGTTAATGTCCGGCTGGGTATTTTGGCCTGTTCTTTGGGCGCGCAGGGGGGGGATTTTATAGAATCACTTCATTTGCCGCGCGCGTTATCACAGGAACTTTACGGCGCGTGGGAAGTTGTAAACTCTTCCATGGCTCCTTTAAAAGAACTTACGGGCACACAACTTGAAATTATAAAAAAGTTTAATCCTAAATTTTGTAAAGCGGCTTTAACCGCAGTTTTTATAACGGGTGGGAAAATAGCGGAGCAAGGTTTTAACGGTAAAGAAATAACAAGTGTTTTTAACGAATTAAGGCGCGCCCAGTTTAAGGGCGCGGTTAAAAATAAAAATGCCGCCTTAAAATTTATAAAAAATAAAAAACATATTTCAAATGTTATTTAAAATCAAAAAACTTATAGATCCTTACAATGTCGGCCCGTGGAGTGAGGACTTGGGTTTCTTTACAATAACAGTTTTGTTTCTTTTGTCAGCAGCGTTATGTTTTTTGTTTTTGGGCGGAGCGTTTCAAACAGTTTTAGGCATTTTATATTTTTTTAATATAGGTATACATGAAGCGGGGCACCCTATATTTTATATCCTTGGCGGTGGCAATAAATTTTTACATGTGGCCGGCGGAACGCTCATGGAACTTATAGTGCCTTCTTTTATGGGTATCTGTTTGTTAAGGCAGGGTAAAGGCATGCAGGCGGCGGTGTGCCAGATGTGGCTGGGTTATAGTTTTATTTCAATAGGACGTTATGCAAAATCAACAAGTCTGCCTGAGGTTACCCTTTTGGGTGGTAGTGAATCGGATTGGGAATATTTACATACTTTATTTGGCACTTATAATTATGATGTGCAAATAGGCAATATTCTTTATTTCGCGGGTTCTTTGTTTATAGTTTTCGGAGTATATATTTTTGTTAAAAAACTTCTAAAAACTTTAAAAAATCCTATTATTGGAAATGGTTTTTAAATATAAATTTAACCTTGACAACCGGGTAATAATCATTATAATATGAGTAATGCGATAAGCATGTTTGTTTAAGCTCCTTTTTGAGCGTACTTTTATTAGTGCGGGTCATCGGGAGTAAAATTTTTATTATGTGTATTTTATATTATATATAACATCATAACAGGGGGCCTTGTATGGCGCTTATAATTAAAAAAGGGTCTAATTTTAAAAATATGGACAAGAAAAAAGCCTATACTTGGGGGGCTTGTGCTTTGGTTTTTTTGCTTGTTCTTTTTACTTTAATCGGCGCTATGGCCGGTAGTGATGAAGGCAAGCCCGACGATTTTAGCAACCTTTCTTCCCGAAATTTCGACTTAGCGCAGCTTCCGTTTGTAAACGATGAGGCTGAAAAAGAATTGCTTGCGAAATATAATGATATCAGCGGTGTTCCGGACAGCACTCTTTTTACCCCGGAAGAAAAGGAAGCCCGCCAGGAGGCGGACGCTTTATCTGAAGAGGAAGCCCCCGACGCGGAGTATGAGGCCGCTTTAAAGGAGTTATCCGCGCGTAATACCCCTGCGCCCGCACCTGCTTCGTCTGCTTATAGCAGTTACGGTTCCGGCGTAAGCAAACCTGCTACACAAATAGGCACAATGAGTAAAGGTTCAATGGTCAGCGGAGGGGGAGGCGGTTTAAGGGGCACAAGCTGGACGCCCGGTAATGCTTCTGCGTCTAATGCGAAAACGGCTAACACAAAGGTAAGCAAAGAAATGCTTGCCAAGCTCAGCAAAACGGAAAGGGGCCGAAGTTTATTACAGGCTTACGCGGAATCTTCAGCAGGCGCTAAAAAAGACGGTGAGGGCGCCTTATCCGGGGCTATGGCTGCTTTTCAGGGCGGTAAAGCCACAGCGGAACTTGATACGGATTTAGAAACGGCTATGGCGGAGCTTGCGCTTGATGAAACCGCCGGGATTGGGGGCCAAGCTGCCAGTGAAGGGCCTTCAATAGGTGATGTCGCCAAGGCTGTTAAAGATGGGCAGGAAAAGAAAGACAGGCAAATCCCCGAACCTAAACCGAGTTTTTGGGCTGAGCTTGGAAAACAAATGCTAAAAGGTTTGGTTGACGGCGCTACCCAAATTGCTATTGGGCAAGCCAACCAGCAAATATCTATAAAAACATGTGTGAAGGGTTCTAAAGAGTACGGTTTTAACGCGGCGGATTGTTTCGCTAAACCGGGAGGAGGATCGTCCGGAATTTCAAGCGGGGTCGGAGCTTCAAGCGGGGCGGCAGGCTCATAAGCAAGGGTCGTTAAGTAGTATTAATGATTTTGATAAATTTTTTAGCTTATTTATAAAAATGTTTTGCAGGTACTTGGAGGTACCATTATGAAAATAGGAAAAATATTAAATAACTTAGGCATGGTAACAAAGAATGTTGTTACCGCGGCGGGCCTGGGTTTGGTTACCGTGGGCACGGGCGCTGTTGTAGTCAGCATGCTCAGCGGCGGCAACCAGGGCGCCAGCGCTCCAATAACCAGAACCTCTTACTCAGACGTTGCCCAATACGGCAGCGGTGAAGGCGGCAGCGGTTTTGCCCAATACGGCAGCAATATGGACAGCACTTCTAAATCCATGCAGGCGGCCAGACAAAGCGCTTCGGGTTCAGGTTACGGGGCTTTTGCTCCATCTAACACTCCCGCAACAGCATCAGGCGGCTCAGCCCGCGCAAGCGCGGCCCCTTCTGGAGGAGCGGGTGATTCCGGCTCCGGCTTTGGCGGTATGCTTGAAGGAATGGGTATCGGCAGGGATGCGGCCGCTCAAAACGAGTTAAAAGGGCAATTAGCTTCAGCGCAAGCTCAAGCTGACGCCGCCGCGGCAGCGGCAGGCGGCAATAAAATGCAGGCCAAAGGTTTAGATTCTTTGGGTATAAGCGGTTCCAGGCGTTCCGGCGGCGGTTCTTATAATAACCAGTATGCCGGCGGCGCCGGCGGAGCGGTTAAGGACGCGGGCGCGGCTCAAAAATTAGCCGGACAGCAACTTAGCGGCGCAGGCGCCAATGCGGGCGGCAGCGCTTCTAGAGACAGGGCTAACAGAGGCAGAGTGCAAGGTTTTAACCAGGGCGATGTCGGCTCCCAGGGCAGCGCGCTCGAAGCAGCTAAGGGCAGGGAAGTCAGCGGTTCTTTAAGACAGGCCCATAATATACGCAAAACTTTAGCCAGCGCGGACGGCAAGAATGTCAGTGCCACGTTTATTGACGAAACTTTCCAAAACGCGGGTGAAAATAAAGCCGGTATTTCAGTAGCTGGCGCACAGGTAGCTCCCGAAAGCAGCAACCTTACTTTGGGTGATATTGAAAAATCCAATAAACAAACCGCTTTCGAAGCTATGGGCACGCTGCAACTTGAAAATGATTTAAGAAAATCAAGGGAAAACACATTGTATGCAATGGCAAGTTTGTTGTTGGTCGGATTATCAGCTTTAGCAATTGTTATGTCGGCGCTGCCGGCCCCATGGAAATGGATTGTTTACGGCGCGGGTATGGCTTTAGTTGTAGCTGCGTATGCAAAAATATTTATTAAGCATAGCGATGGCGTTAACCCAAGTTCAACAGCTAAAACAATTGCAGCGGCAATGGTTACCGCAGGCGCTGCTGTTTGGACGCTGTCGGCGGTATCGTCAAAATTTGGCGCATTTATGAAAGGCTTGCCAAAAGTGTTTTCGGGATTGCCGGGCATAGTTCAAACTTTGGGTGGTATGGCGGGCGCTACGTTTATTACAACGGCGGTAAGCCAGCTTATAAAAGGCTCAGGAGCTGAAAAGAAAGCTTTAAAAGACGCTAAGCTTTATAATTCAACAGCGGGTAGAAGCGCTAAATAGGGAGAGATATGCCAAAGTTTACTTTTAAAGTATTTGTATCTTTAATTTGCCTGTTTTTTTGGGTAGGGCTTGCCGTGTACGGCGGATACAAGTGGATTTTACACGCAAGAGCGCAGGAAGCCGCGGCGGAAAAAGCCTATGTTGAGGCTCTTAAGAAAGAACAGTCCAAACCGGCAAGACGCGTAACGTCCATAGAAATACCCAACAGAGAAAAAGAGCCTGTAAGCACTTTTGACGCTCTTAAAAAAAGAAATTAAAAACAGTTGTTTAATGCAAATCCTATTTACGGGGCGGTTTTAAAAACCGTCCCGTTTTTTATTGAAATTAAATTTATTTAAGTTATTTGTTTTTTAATCTAAATGGAGGAAAAAACTTTTTACATTTTTTATATAATCAATATAGTTAGAATAAAAATTATTAACATTTATATGTTATATAATCCTTTAGCACGGAGGGTGTATGAAAAAAGTTTTTTTTGCGGTGTTGTTTTGCGCGCTTGTTTTACCCGCTATGGCAGTAACGCCTGTTAAACTGTCTCTTTGGGACGGGATTGCGTTTCCCAATGAAAACATTGTAAGAGGGGTAGAACTGGGCATCGGCGGTAATACTGATGATATTGCGGGCGTTCAATTTAATGTTGTTTGGGCAAAAAACCAAACTATGGCAGGGTGGCAGGCAAGCTGGGTTTTTAATGACGCGGGCAGTTTTTCGGGTCTTCAAACAGCGCCTATAAATAAATCTGTTGATATCAGCGGGGTAAGCATCGGGCTTGTTAATATGTCTTACAATATTACGGGGTTTCAACTTGGGTTTTTTAACATGGCTGACCGCTTTAGCGGACTTCAGCTCGGTTTTATTAACTACGCAAGAGATATAGACCGAGGTATTCAATTAGGGCTTGTTAATTTCGCGGAAAACGGCTTTATGCCGGTAATGCTTTTTATTAACGGGCGTTTTTAATTTAATAAAAAAAACCTCCTCCGAATAACGGGGGAGTTTTTTTATGCTATAATATAACCAAGCTTAATTATATCTGCGCGAAACAGGCAGTAAATTTCAATGCGTAAGAATAGTAAAGCCCAAGTTCTTTGCATTCATAGCGGCCTCCCGGGCGGCTAAATTTCCGCAAAGACTTACGAGGATAATAATGAGTAATGTATCAATGAAGGCCATGCTTGAGGCCGGTGTTCACTTTGGCCACCAAACCAGCCGCTGGAATCCTAAAATGGGCCAATATATTTTTGGCGAAAGAAACGGCGTCCACATATTAGATTTACAAAAAACCGCAAAAGAACTTAAAAAAGCCACGGCATTTATTAAAGAAGAAGCCAAAAAAGGCGCCAGATTTTTATTTGTCGGCACAAAAAAACAGGCTCAGGAAGCTATTAAATCCGAAGCTGAAAGGTGCGGCGCTTACGTTATAAGCGAAAAATGGCTTGGCGGTACACTTACAAACTTCCAAACGGTAAAAAAATCCGTAGAACGCTTAAACGAACTTGAAAAATGGGAAAGAGAAGGCGTTTTTAAAGCTATTTCCAAAAAGGAAGCATCAAGATTAGGCAAAGAAATGGTCCGCCTGCAAACACTTTTAGGCGGTATCAGAGAAATGAAATCTTTACCCGACGTTGTTTTTGTTATCGACCCTGTTGATACGCAAGGTGCGGTTAAAGAAGCGGTAATTTTAAACATTCCCGTAGTAGCTGTTTGCGATACAAATGCCGACCCCGATAATATTGATTACCCTATACCTGGTAACGACGACGCAGCCCGCTCTATAAAACTTTTTTGCGCTGCGGTGGCTGACTCTATAATTGAAGGCCGCACAGAAGCTGAAGGCCCCAAACAACCCGCACAGGAAACCCCTGCCGCTGAAGTTGAAAACACAATTATGGCCCAGGCTCTTGAAGGCGCTTTAACTGAAGAAGTTGCCGTGCCCGCCGAAAAAACGGTTGAAGAAACCGTTAAACCCGAAGGCGCAGTCGTTATAGAAGAAGGCGAAGAAATTGAAGAAGAAGAAAAGCTCCACGGAAGAGAAGAAAAGAAAGCAAAAAAAGAAGCCGTAAAAAAGAAACCCGTGGTGAAAAAAGCGCCCAAAGCTAAGAAAGTCGAAAGCGCAGACTAATAATTAACCCTGTACGGAGAAAAAAATGTCATTAGCAGAAGATATTAAAAATTTAAGAGAGAAAACCGGCGCAGGCCTTATGGACTGCAAAAAAGCTCTTGAAGAATGTAAAGGCGATATTGAAGCCGCCATTACCGTTCTTAGAAAGAAAGGTTTAGCCAGCATGGCTAAAAGAGCCGGAAGAGAAACAAAAGAAGGCCAGGTTGTAGTTAAAAATGACGGTAAACATTACGCCATGACTTTCTTAGGCTGTGAAACTGACTTCGTTGCCCGCACGGACGATTTTAAAAAATTAGCCGCCGCCGTTTGCGACTATGTTTTGGCCAACCCCGGGCTTAACTATGATGAAGATCAAAAAATTAAAGATATGATTTCGGAAGTAGCCCCCAAATTGGGTGAAAATGTTTCACTTAAAGGCGCTTATAATTGGGAAGTTTCCGGCAAATGCGGCGTTATTGAAACTTATGTCCATTCCGATAATAAAAAAGCCGCTATGCTTGAACTCGCCTGCGTTAATGGTGACGGAAGCTGCTGCAACTCCGATAAAGTTAAAGAAATTGCCCGCGGCCTTGCCATGCATTCCGTTGGAATGCAGAGCATGTGGTTAGACGAAGCGGATATTCCCGCGGACGTTATAGCCAAAGAGCAGGAAATTTACAAAGAACTCGCTTTGAAAGAAGGTAAAGACGAAGCTTCTATTGAAAAAATGATGCCCGGCAAAGTTAAAAAATTTGCCAAAGATAACTGCTTACTTGAACAAGGCACAATTAAAGACAACAAAGTCAGCGTAAGACAGCATCTTGCGGATTGCTCAAAAGAACTTGGTTTTGAACTTAAAGTAGTAAGATTTGTAAGGTTCTAAACTGTTTTATAAAAAGCCCCCGCCATACGGCGGGGGCTTTTTTATTGTAATGTTAAAATAGCATTTGCAAATAGATTGAGGTCTTATTCGGAATATCTTCTAAGCATATTTTTTTCGTTGTTTAAAATATGTTCTAAAATAAAAAGCCTGCGTTCCTGCTCGGGGGTTTTTGCGTCGGCTTGCATGTTTTCATACATAGCTTGTAAAATATTTACGCTTTGTGTGTAGGCGTTATTTTCGCTTGTAAAGTGGTCGGCGTTGTTAAACGGGTGCTCAAAGTGGTAATAAAGATGCCCGTAAACTTCATGCACAAGCGCTGCTAAAGTTTTTGAAAAAAGGCAATGCGGCGTGTCGTCAAAATAATATTTGCAGTTTTCTCTTATACTGTCCGTCATTATATATGCCATAGGAGTTTGCGTTTGCCCGTTGGTTACTACGCCGGCGGCAGCGTCCCAGGTCATGCTGAGACGGTGGGCTGTTTTTTCAAAATGGTCGTCGTCACAGTCGTCAAAAAGCGCTACTAATATGCTAAAAGGATTTGTTTGGGGGTATTTATTTTGCTCTATATCTAAAAAATAGGGGTACTTTTTTGGCACATAGGTTTTTATTGCTTCAACAACTTCTGTTAAAACGGGTTCAAATTCTTTATCTTTAATATCAATTGAAATAAGTTTGCCTTCCTGTGAAAAAGAAAACATGCTTATAAAAAGAGTAAAAATCGTAATTAAAATTTTTTGTTTCATATATAAATATTATATATAATATCTGTGAATATTATGAAATGGTTGTATGCCCGGAACAAAACTCCTAACATACTAAGAAGTTTATAATTTTTTTATTTTTGCATGATATTTTACTGTGGGATTTTTATGAAAAAAGGATTTACATTAATAGAATTGCTTGTGGTTGTGCTAATTATCGGAATACTTGCCGCTATAGCCTTGCCGCAGTATACAAAAGCGGTTGAACGCGCGCGCGCTTCGGAGGCTATGATTCTTTTGCGCGCTGTTAACGACGCTGATGAAAGATATTTTCTTGCCACGGGCTCAAGGGCTCTTTCCTTGGAAGATTTGGATATTGAAATACCTTATACAAACAAAGGCGGCAGCCCGCAAAGGTGGACAGGAAAAAACTTTAATATAACAGTTTACAGCTATGCTATATATTTTGAAAGAACAACCGGCGATTATTCTATATTGAAATACCGCTTATCTTGCGATCCGGGAATGGCTTTCGGTCTCGGTTGTGATAAAATATTTTGCCGCGGATATACTGACAAAGGAAATGAAATCTGTAAAGGCGCTACGGGCAATTCTAACGGGCAGATCAGCGGCGACGGTAATAAAACATTTTTCGCTTTTAAATAGCAAAAATAGCGTTGCTTAATACTAAAGGCGCTATAATTAAGGCAAGGTTTGGGCCTTGGTTTGCAAGATTAATATTT from Elusimicrobium minutum Pei191 harbors:
- a CDS encoding CCA tRNA nucleotidyltransferase gives rise to the protein MIEKKYVKFFKELGEEADRHKIKVWLVGGAVRDFYLGRKTQDVDITVEGDSKVLIDFLIKFHGAEAQEFDDFGTARVKLKNGLKLDFVRARKEVYLKPAALPKVSPSTIDKDLFRRDFTANAWALSINGATFGVYYDPFKAKQSIDKKQIKVLHDKSFIDDPTRAYRAVRFAGRFNWTIEKNTKWLLKNASKAALPSLLSRERLRAELIKILEEKEIRKIFKFLQEYDLNNFIFPKLKWHNSLTKTKNVNVRLGILACSLGAQGGDFIESLHLPRALSQELYGAWEVVNSSMAPLKELTGTQLEIIKKFNPKFCKAALTAVFITGGKIAEQGFNGKEITSVFNELRRAQFKGAVKNKNAALKFIKNKKHISNVI
- a CDS encoding MFS transporter, which gives rise to MLDKIKNIFKPMPDAVEMVKDENEIKKQYRSMRIKMFFSMYLGYVMYYFTRKNLSPVAHIFREESGITIAQYGWIGTISYFTYGVGKFLSGMLADKCNLRAFMATGLFVSSIVNLFFGYLHSFYLLAFFWGLSNAFQSMGFPPVARGLVTWFSAKERATKWTLWSSSHTVGTTAVAWLAGGLLFLVGAKFTLPVLGIQIDMSHFISWRSVFYVPGILGLLTSIYLFKTLVDKPTSIGLPSIEDFTGVKAPTTAQKEEMSYWEILKKYVLTNPYLWALAIAYVFIYYIRFVTLDWATIFLGEVKGMDKKALPFLYSIMPLIGTLGGIASGWMADRFFNGRCAPVNIIFLFILIFVVYAFYLYSGPNHLMLTAVLLGAVGFFVDGPQNLAGGVQVSRITVKESVGAACGFSGMFGYFGAMISGRGAAFIISHYGWSALYMSCAVAAFAAMIFVAIPWNKEKGDDHNNKKNETAQCEAEKKAV
- a CDS encoding CpXC domain-containing protein, encoding MKSIKGLAEIKCPNGCEEFESEFWSLVAADSAPELKDAVLGGELNLVCCPKCNHYFYYENNLIYLDPALNLLVFVFSEKEKNNQSSLKEKMHHDFEILKKSLSKEMNINGEPVYVFGLAALKELLEKDSVLAAESEVVAASSAVAGYKIITLRPDYARANNYPMYVPTKNSKEAADLYSAAEDVLAKGLNSKLLKKFAEDIKKGKTEPLFL
- the tsf gene encoding translation elongation factor Ts gives rise to the protein MSLAEDIKNLREKTGAGLMDCKKALEECKGDIEAAITVLRKKGLASMAKRAGRETKEGQVVVKNDGKHYAMTFLGCETDFVARTDDFKKLAAAVCDYVLANPGLNYDEDQKIKDMISEVAPKLGENVSLKGAYNWEVSGKCGVIETYVHSDNKKAAMLELACVNGDGSCCNSDKVKEIARGLAMHSVGMQSMWLDEADIPADVIAKEQEIYKELALKEGKDEASIEKMMPGKVKKFAKDNCLLEQGTIKDNKVSVRQHLADCSKELGFELKVVRFVRF
- a CDS encoding type IV pilin protein gives rise to the protein MKKGFTLIELLVVVLIIGILAAIALPQYTKAVERARASEAMILLRAVNDADERYFLATGSRALSLEDLDIEIPYTNKGGSPQRWTGKNFNITVYSYAIYFERTTGDYSILKYRLSCDPGMAFGLGCDKIFCRGYTDKGNEICKGATGNSNGQISGDGNKTFFAFK
- a CDS encoding LA_2272 family surface repeat-containing protein, with the protein product MKKVFFAVLFCALVLPAMAVTPVKLSLWDGIAFPNENIVRGVELGIGGNTDDIAGVQFNVVWAKNQTMAGWQASWVFNDAGSFSGLQTAPINKSVDISGVSIGLVNMSYNITGFQLGFFNMADRFSGLQLGFINYARDIDRGIQLGLVNFAENGFMPVMLFINGRF